The following coding sequences are from one Rutidosis leptorrhynchoides isolate AG116_Rl617_1_P2 chromosome 11, CSIRO_AGI_Rlap_v1, whole genome shotgun sequence window:
- the LOC139877702 gene encoding uncharacterized protein, which produces MAPDRDTLLASYNNLAKSKPNNIQKPSRLSMDTLQRTISDISYELSKEVDDEVADHLKLPPISEVEDAKCECCGMSEECTPEYIARVREKFLGKLICGLCSEAVKEEKAKSGGNIEEALSEHTRVCVRFNRFDRTNPVLFQANAMKEMLKKSNVNRAKSLSPRDQKRGYGNNVNMKGGLTRSSSCIPSITREMSDRKVVD; this is translated from the coding sequence ATGGCACCCGACAGAGATACTTTATTGGCTTCCTATAATAATTTGGCTAAAAGTAAGCCAAACAACATTCAAAAGCCTTCAAGGTTATCAATGGACACCTTACAAAGAACGATATCCGATATATCTTACGAGCTAAGTAAAGAAGTAGACGATGAAGTTGCGGATCACTTAAAACTTCCTCCTATTTCAGAAGTCGAAGATGCAAAATGCGAGTGTTGTGGCATGTCCGAAGAGTGCACCCCAGAGTACATAGCTCGAGTGCGTGAAAAGTTTCTAGGAAAGTTGATATGCGGTTTATGTTCCGAAGCTGTGAAGGAAGAAAAGGCAAAAAGTGGAGGGAATATAGAAGAAGCACTTAGTGAACATACTAGGGTTTGTGTGAGGTTTAATCGGTTTGATAGGACCAATCCTGTTTTGTTTCAAGCTAACGCGATGAAGGAGATGTTGAAAAAGAGTAATGTAAATAGGGCTAAATCTCTTAGTCCTAGAGATCAAAAGAGAGGTTATGGTAATAATGTTAACATGAAAGGTGGTCTTACTAGGAGTTCGAGTTGCATACCTTCGATTACAAGAGAGATGAGCGATCGAAAAGTTGTTGATTGA